The Alteripontixanthobacter sp. genome has a window encoding:
- the rnr gene encoding ribonuclease R: protein MTKPQNTKRSGGERPEGLPTREQILEFIRDTDGPTGKREIGKAFGVKGQEKIALKALLKQMAEDGQIDGRRSDYRPKGGVPNVTVLKVVEIDDGEPFAVPENWDGDSGTPAPRLRVIEGKGGKKGKHRQAALKVGDRILARNEKAGNGWRAHVIKKLPASTSGMMGAVEFDKSGKAWLAPVDKKQRNSLPIADHGEAEDGQLVLVEPAGRSARQGVKVVEVLGDPLAPRSFSLIAIEKHGIPHVFPQDVLDEAERAAKLPLSEEQREDLRHLPIVAIDPADARDHDDAIWAEPDGEGGFDAVVAIADVSFYVRPGGALDREARKRGNSVYFPDRVVPMLPEVLSADVCSLRQGEARAAMACHLKISKTGKLSGWRFTRALVKIDEVIPYEEAQARMDEGRAGENLKNLWECWKILAAARAKRDPLDLDLPERRVVLDEDGKIAEIAVRERLDAHRVVEDFMISANVAAAKALEGKSSPVVYRVHEPPSREKLVTLKDYFDSLGKNLALGQVITPGLFNRMLKDVTDANEKAQVMEAVLRSQTQAYYGPNNAGHFGLALGSYAHFTSPIRRYADLLIHRALVDGFKLEQPRPKADIPASSGLSERDRDDLATISEAISKTERRAMEAERDTIDRYVAAWLSGRVGETFDTRITGVQGFGFFATIEGLGGDGLVPVSTLGNEYYTYDEKSQALTGEKSGETYEPGRRLKLKLAEANPLTGALKFELPDGEGGRVEPRGNRSEHKKRGKGGFKQGQRGRPGNIRHQGRGKR, encoded by the coding sequence ATGACGAAACCACAGAATACCAAACGCTCCGGCGGCGAACGGCCAGAGGGCCTGCCGACCCGCGAGCAGATACTCGAATTCATCCGCGATACCGACGGTCCGACCGGCAAACGCGAGATTGGCAAGGCGTTCGGCGTCAAGGGGCAGGAAAAGATAGCTCTCAAGGCGCTGCTCAAGCAAATGGCCGAAGACGGACAGATCGACGGTCGCCGTTCCGATTATCGCCCCAAGGGCGGCGTACCCAACGTAACCGTTCTCAAAGTGGTGGAGATCGACGACGGCGAACCTTTCGCCGTGCCCGAAAACTGGGATGGCGATAGCGGCACGCCCGCGCCGCGCCTGCGCGTGATCGAGGGCAAGGGCGGCAAGAAAGGCAAGCACAGACAGGCAGCACTGAAAGTCGGCGACCGTATCCTGGCGCGCAATGAGAAGGCCGGAAATGGCTGGCGCGCGCATGTAATCAAGAAACTGCCCGCCAGCACCAGCGGCATGATGGGCGCGGTCGAATTTGACAAGAGCGGCAAGGCATGGCTCGCTCCGGTGGACAAGAAGCAGCGCAATTCGCTGCCGATCGCGGATCATGGCGAGGCGGAAGATGGCCAGTTGGTGTTGGTCGAGCCTGCCGGACGTTCGGCGCGGCAGGGCGTAAAGGTCGTCGAAGTGCTGGGCGATCCGCTGGCCCCGCGCTCCTTCAGCCTGATCGCGATCGAGAAGCACGGCATTCCCCATGTTTTCCCGCAAGATGTTCTGGACGAGGCGGAGCGCGCGGCCAAGCTGCCGCTGAGCGAGGAGCAACGCGAGGATTTGCGTCATCTCCCCATCGTCGCCATCGATCCCGCCGATGCCCGCGACCATGACGATGCGATCTGGGCCGAGCCCGATGGCGAAGGCGGTTTCGATGCCGTGGTCGCCATTGCCGATGTCAGTTTCTACGTTCGCCCCGGCGGCGCATTGGACCGTGAGGCGCGCAAGCGCGGCAATTCGGTATATTTTCCCGACCGCGTCGTACCGATGCTGCCCGAAGTACTCAGCGCCGATGTGTGCAGCCTGCGCCAGGGTGAGGCACGCGCGGCGATGGCGTGCCACCTCAAGATTTCGAAGACCGGCAAGCTTTCCGGATGGCGCTTTACCCGCGCGCTGGTGAAAATCGACGAAGTTATTCCCTACGAGGAAGCGCAGGCGCGCATGGACGAAGGCCGCGCGGGCGAGAACCTGAAAAATCTGTGGGAGTGCTGGAAAATCCTCGCTGCTGCGCGGGCCAAGCGCGATCCGCTCGACCTCGATCTGCCCGAACGCCGCGTTGTTCTGGACGAGGACGGCAAGATTGCCGAAATCGCCGTGCGCGAGCGGCTCGATGCGCACCGCGTGGTGGAAGATTTCATGATTTCCGCCAATGTCGCCGCAGCCAAGGCGCTGGAGGGCAAATCCTCCCCCGTGGTTTACCGCGTTCACGAACCGCCGAGCCGCGAAAAGCTGGTGACGCTGAAGGATTACTTCGATTCGCTGGGCAAGAATTTGGCGCTGGGGCAGGTCATCACGCCGGGCCTGTTCAACCGCATGTTGAAGGACGTGACCGACGCCAATGAAAAGGCGCAGGTCATGGAAGCTGTGCTGCGCAGCCAGACGCAGGCCTATTATGGGCCGAATAATGCCGGTCACTTCGGGCTGGCGCTGGGCAGTTACGCCCACTTCACCTCGCCCATTCGCCGCTATGCCGATCTGCTGATCCACCGCGCGCTGGTCGATGGGTTCAAGCTGGAGCAGCCCAGGCCCAAGGCGGATATTCCCGCCAGCTCCGGACTCTCCGAACGCGACCGGGATGACCTCGCCACCATCTCCGAAGCCATCAGCAAGACCGAACGCCGCGCGATGGAGGCCGAGCGCGATACGATCGACCGCTATGTTGCCGCATGGCTGTCCGGCCGGGTCGGCGAAACGTTCGATACCCGGATCACCGGGGTCCAGGGTTTCGGCTTCTTCGCTACGATCGAAGGGCTCGGCGGCGACGGGCTGGTGCCTGTGTCCACGCTGGGCAATGAGTATTACACCTATGACGAAAAGTCGCAGGCGCTGACCGGTGAGAAAAGCGGCGAGACCTACGAGCCGGGCCGCCGACTGAAGCTGAAACTGGCAGAAGCCAATCCGCTGACCGGCGCGTTGAAATTCGAACTGCCCGATGGCGAGGGTGGCAGGGTGGAGCCGCGCGGTAACCGGTCAGAACACAAGAAACGCGGCAAGGGCGGGTTCAAGCAGGGCCAGCGGGGCAGGCCGGGCAACATCCGCCACCAGGGCCGCGGCAAACGTTGA
- a CDS encoding peroxiredoxin-like family protein — translation MLIPGQKTPNIDLPLTIQARFELSAQTPDAFTMLVFYRGSHCPICKDYLEKIGKRLGDITERGISPFAICMDDEERAMKVDSEWDTGDLPLVYGMSEDQAREWGLYISEAREGSDEPERFSEPGLFLIRPDGTLFFAQTQSAPFTRPSIDQLLQGVDFVQKKDYPPRGTAT, via the coding sequence ATGCTAATTCCCGGTCAGAAGACCCCCAATATCGACCTGCCGCTTACTATACAGGCGCGTTTCGAACTGTCCGCCCAGACTCCCGATGCCTTCACCATGCTGGTTTTCTATCGCGGTAGTCATTGCCCGATCTGCAAGGATTACCTGGAGAAAATCGGCAAGCGGCTTGGCGATATAACCGAGCGCGGAATTTCTCCCTTCGCCATCTGCATGGATGACGAAGAGCGCGCGATGAAGGTGGATAGCGAGTGGGATACCGGCGATTTGCCGCTGGTTTACGGGATGAGCGAGGACCAGGCGCGCGAATGGGGCCTGTATATTTCCGAAGCGCGCGAAGGCAGCGACGAGCCGGAGCGTTTTTCCGAACCCGGACTGTTCCTGATCCGCCCCGATGGCACGCTGTTCTTTGCGCAAACCCAAAGCGCGCCCTTCACCCGGCCCTCGATCGATCAATTGCTGCAAGGCGTGGATTTCGTGCAGAAGAAGGATTACCCGCCGCGCGGCACAGCAACCTGA
- a CDS encoding universal stress protein, with the protein MSRIYLVVMDETREARIAMRYASRRAEATGGAVQILALVEPQNFNAFGGVQATIEQEARDRAEVLATGAAGDLYSESGKMPMISVHVGEGQAVLREYLSDHPEVAALVLGAATDGSPGPLISHFSAHIGSLSCPLIIVPGNLHKERIDALA; encoded by the coding sequence ATGTCGCGAATTTACCTTGTGGTGATGGACGAGACCAGGGAAGCGCGCATCGCCATGCGCTACGCTTCGCGGCGGGCCGAGGCGACGGGGGGCGCGGTTCAGATACTTGCTCTGGTCGAACCTCAGAATTTCAACGCCTTTGGCGGGGTCCAAGCTACTATCGAGCAAGAAGCGCGCGACCGGGCCGAGGTTCTGGCCACCGGCGCGGCAGGCGATCTTTACTCCGAAAGCGGCAAGATGCCGATGATCTCTGTCCATGTGGGCGAAGGCCAGGCGGTGCTGCGCGAATATCTCTCCGACCATCCAGAGGTGGCCGCCCTGGTGCTGGGCGCGGCCACGGACGGATCGCCCGGGCCGCTTATCAGCCATTTTTCAGCGCATATTGGCAGCCTGTCCTGCCCGCTGATCATAGTGCCCGGCAATCTGCACAAGGAACGTATCGACGCGCTTGCCTGA
- a CDS encoding pyruvate dehydrogenase complex dihydrolipoamide acetyltransferase: MPTPIKMPALSPTMEEGTLAKWLVKEGDTVSAGDIMAEIETDKATMEFEAVDEGIIAAIKVDEGTEGVQVGTVIAMLAEEGEDLDEAKAAGADETSADEGEKSPDAGASADESETSTKQDEIPAFVGDQDADKEVSKAPPTQQSGDRIIASPLARRIAEQKGLDLSEIQGSGPNGRIVKADVESAETGTAKPADEAKAPAAAAAKLADTGIPHEAAKLNNVRKVIARRLTEAKQTIPHIYLTVDVRLDALLDLRKQLNTSLEADGVKLSVNDLLIKALARALQRVPECNVSFQGEELWTYTRQDVSVAVAAPSGLITPIIADAGSKGLAQISTEMKELAGKARDGKLQPHEYQGGTASLSNLGMFGTKQFDAVINPPQAMILAVGAGEQRPHVIDGALGVATVMSATGSFDHRAIDGADGARLMEAFKGLCENPMGLVV; encoded by the coding sequence ATGCCCACCCCGATCAAGATGCCCGCCCTTTCTCCCACGATGGAGGAAGGCACTTTGGCCAAATGGCTGGTGAAGGAAGGCGACACAGTTTCCGCCGGCGACATCATGGCCGAGATCGAAACCGACAAAGCCACGATGGAATTCGAGGCGGTCGATGAAGGCATCATCGCGGCCATCAAAGTCGACGAAGGGACCGAGGGCGTGCAGGTCGGCACGGTAATTGCGATGCTGGCTGAAGAGGGCGAGGATCTGGACGAGGCAAAGGCTGCCGGGGCCGACGAGACTAGCGCGGACGAGGGCGAGAAAAGCCCGGACGCGGGCGCCTCGGCAGATGAAAGCGAAACATCGACCAAGCAAGACGAGATCCCCGCCTTCGTGGGGGATCAGGACGCCGACAAGGAAGTGAGCAAGGCACCGCCGACTCAACAGTCTGGCGACCGCATAATCGCCTCACCCCTGGCACGCCGCATCGCCGAGCAGAAAGGTCTCGACCTCTCGGAAATACAGGGCAGCGGCCCCAATGGCCGGATCGTCAAGGCGGATGTCGAATCGGCAGAGACTGGAACGGCCAAACCGGCGGACGAAGCGAAAGCGCCCGCCGCTGCCGCCGCGAAACTTGCTGATACCGGCATCCCGCACGAGGCGGCCAAGCTCAATAATGTCCGCAAGGTGATCGCGCGGCGGCTTACCGAGGCCAAGCAAACCATTCCGCATATCTACCTCACCGTGGATGTCCGGCTCGATGCGCTGCTCGACCTGCGCAAGCAATTGAATACCAGTCTGGAGGCGGATGGGGTCAAGCTGTCGGTCAACGATCTGCTGATCAAGGCGCTCGCGCGCGCGTTGCAGCGCGTGCCTGAATGCAATGTCAGCTTCCAGGGTGAGGAGCTGTGGACCTACACGCGGCAGGATGTGTCGGTCGCGGTCGCCGCGCCCAGCGGGCTGATCACGCCGATCATCGCCGATGCCGGGTCCAAGGGCCTCGCCCAGATCAGCACCGAGATGAAGGAGTTGGCGGGCAAGGCGCGCGATGGCAAGCTGCAACCGCACGAATATCAGGGCGGTACCGCCAGCCTCTCCAATCTCGGCATGTTCGGCACCAAGCAGTTCGACGCGGTCATCAACCCGCCACAGGCTATGATCCTGGCCGTCGGCGCGGGTGAACAGCGCCCCCACGTGATCGACGGCGCGCTGGGCGTGGCCACGGTAATGAGCGCCACCGGCAGCTTCGACCACCGCGCAATCGATGGCGCAGATGGCGCGAGACTGATGGAGGCGTTTAAGGGACTTTGCGAGAACCCGATGGGGCTGGTGGTATAA
- the lpdA gene encoding dihydrolipoyl dehydrogenase translates to MAEKYDVIVLGSGPGGYVAAIRASQLGLKAAIVERELLGGICLNWGCIPTKALLRSAEVLHYMQNAKNYGLSVAGKIEADLDAVVKRSRGVAKQLNQGVTHLMKKNKIAVHMGEGTLTGPTSLTVKGDKGEEKLTAKHIIVATGARARDLPFAPADGKRVWTYRHAMTPSEMPTKLLVIGSGAIGIEFASFYNDMGAEVTVVEMLDRIVPVEDADVSAFLEKSLTKQGIAIETSAGVEGIETSAKGVQAKIKGKDGKISTRDFSHVIVAIGIQPNTEEIGLEKAGAKLERGFIQIDNYGRTGAKGLWAIGDCTPGPWLAHKASHEGVTAAEAIAQELGNKDAHPHPLDRNAIPGCTYCHPQIASVGLTEANAKEAGHKVKVGNFPFIGNGKAIALGEAEGFIKTVFDAATGELLGAHMIGAEVTELIQGYTVGKVLETTEAELINTVFPHPTLSEMMHESVLDAYGRTLHM, encoded by the coding sequence ATGGCTGAAAAATACGACGTAATCGTGCTCGGCAGCGGTCCCGGTGGCTATGTCGCGGCGATCCGGGCCTCGCAGCTCGGGCTCAAGGCAGCGATTGTCGAGCGCGAATTGCTTGGCGGTATTTGCCTCAATTGGGGGTGCATTCCGACCAAGGCGCTGCTGCGTTCGGCGGAGGTGCTGCATTATATGCAGAACGCCAAGAATTACGGATTATCCGTCGCTGGAAAGATCGAGGCGGATCTGGATGCCGTGGTCAAGCGCAGCCGCGGGGTGGCCAAGCAGCTCAATCAGGGCGTCACCCACCTGATGAAAAAGAACAAGATCGCCGTGCATATGGGCGAGGGTACGCTGACCGGGCCGACCTCGCTGACGGTGAAAGGCGACAAGGGCGAGGAAAAGCTCACCGCCAAGCATATCATCGTAGCCACCGGCGCGCGGGCGCGCGATCTGCCGTTTGCTCCCGCAGATGGCAAGCGCGTCTGGACCTATCGCCACGCCATGACCCCATCCGAAATGCCCACAAAGCTGCTGGTGATCGGCAGCGGGGCGATCGGGATCGAATTCGCCAGCTTCTATAACGATATGGGCGCCGAAGTAACGGTGGTGGAGATGCTCGACCGGATCGTGCCGGTGGAAGATGCGGACGTTTCAGCCTTCCTCGAAAAATCGTTGACGAAGCAAGGTATTGCAATCGAAACCTCTGCCGGGGTCGAGGGTATCGAGACCTCCGCCAAGGGTGTGCAGGCCAAGATCAAGGGCAAGGATGGCAAAATATCCACCCGCGATTTCAGCCATGTGATCGTCGCCATCGGTATCCAGCCGAATACCGAAGAAATTGGACTGGAAAAGGCCGGGGCCAAGCTGGAAAGAGGCTTCATCCAGATAGACAATTACGGCCGGACTGGCGCAAAAGGCCTATGGGCCATCGGTGATTGCACGCCGGGCCCGTGGCTGGCGCACAAGGCCAGCCATGAAGGCGTGACCGCCGCCGAAGCTATCGCGCAGGAGCTGGGCAACAAGGACGCGCATCCCCACCCGCTCGACCGCAATGCAATCCCCGGCTGCACCTATTGCCACCCGCAAATCGCCAGCGTCGGCCTCACCGAAGCCAACGCCAAGGAGGCGGGGCACAAGGTCAAGGTCGGCAATTTTCCTTTCATCGGCAACGGCAAAGCCATCGCGCTGGGCGAAGCGGAAGGCTTCATCAAGACCGTGTTCGACGCCGCGACTGGCGAGCTGCTGGGCGCGCACATGATCGGCGCGGAAGTTACCGAACTGATCCAGGGCTACACCGTTGGCAAGGTGCTTGAAACTACTGAGGCGGAACTGATCAATACCGTCTTCCCGCATCCGACCCTTTCGGAAATGATGCATGAAAGCGTCCTCGACGCTTACGGGCGCACGCTCCACATGTGA